A DNA window from Iodobacter ciconiae contains the following coding sequences:
- a CDS encoding baseplate assembly protein produces MKSQEVDLSRLPPPNVIEALDFETIFNERKAALIALYPDAAAVLNLESEPLTKLLQENAYREVIQRQRINERGAACMLAFSQGEDLDHLVANFNVQRFVITPANPNAVPPTDAVLESDDALRARGQRAFEGLSVAGPRSAYIFHALSADARVADASAISPQPCEVVVSVLANHGDGTASADLLTQVRLVLSGEDVRPVGDRLTVQSARIVNYAVTAVLYLYHGPEKGPILEAAHTQLKKYISTQRRMGRDIRRSAIFAALHVEGVQRVELTSPASDVVLDETQAAHCTAVTLTVGGMDD; encoded by the coding sequence ATGAAAAGCCAAGAAGTAGACCTCTCCCGCCTGCCCCCGCCGAACGTGATCGAGGCGCTGGACTTTGAAACCATTTTTAACGAACGCAAAGCGGCGCTGATCGCACTCTATCCTGATGCGGCCGCCGTGCTGAATCTGGAATCTGAACCGCTCACCAAGCTATTGCAAGAAAACGCATACCGTGAAGTGATCCAGCGGCAACGGATTAACGAGCGCGGCGCGGCTTGTATGCTGGCATTTAGCCAGGGTGAAGATTTAGACCATCTGGTGGCTAATTTTAATGTGCAGCGTTTTGTGATTACGCCCGCCAATCCCAACGCGGTACCGCCCACTGATGCGGTTTTAGAAAGCGATGATGCATTACGCGCGCGCGGCCAGCGGGCTTTTGAAGGCTTAAGCGTGGCGGGGCCAAGGTCGGCGTATATCTTTCATGCTTTATCGGCGGACGCCCGTGTGGCTGATGCCAGCGCGATCAGCCCCCAGCCTTGTGAAGTAGTGGTCAGCGTGCTGGCTAATCATGGCGATGGCACGGCCTCAGCGGATCTGCTCACTCAAGTCAGGCTGGTGTTATCGGGTGAAGACGTGCGCCCCGTCGGGGACCGGCTCACCGTGCAGTCGGCCAGGATTGTCAATTACGCCGTGACAGCGGTTTTATACCTTTACCATGGGCCGGAAAAAGGCCCGATTTTAGAAGCCGCCCACACCCAGCTTAAAAAGTACATCAGCACCCAGCGCCGCATGGGGCGCGATATCCGGCGGTCGGCGATCTTTGCCGCGCTGCATGTGGAAGGGGTGCAGCGGGTCGAATTAACGTCACCGGCCAGCGACGTGGTGCTTGATGAAACACAGGCGGCACATTGCACCGCTGTCACGCTCACTGTTGGCGGGATGGATGACTAG
- a CDS encoding phage tail-collar fiber domain-containing protein gives MSQKYFAILTQYGAAQIAEATAQKKTIRIETMAVGDGAGKDTVPSAAQTRLVKENYRSALNSLKSEAGKNTLIAELIIKEITGGWWIREMGLYDDKGGLIAVANCPPSYKPKLAEGSGKVQTLRMVFVVSNTAAVTISASQDIGIASIELLEETMKKHIAGDDPHSKDYYNKKITDKTNADLKKELAATAVKEGSRGRDEAKKYADDHKVALTGNQSVAGNKTFSGDMVVKKITAKEDVVSENSFIALRNNATYAPSVTLSNKAITRAVSDALADGNSVQVAAYQAYAADAEASALRKVGSLEFRVDKEGLTRAMWLVNHRDGSWGAVVLGKGSCTFPVPISAPDPAQTANDSFKVSSKWVNDKLKPYRKGVQPLPANVNLNDYREDGVWYQPSNANAISGQNYPAPFAGVLEVFTAGSQICIHRYTLYHDGRVFTRAAYNNVWNANWALIITDRQGTAYDAARLGGKVASEYTIKSEADERYPILTDLGGKGLALKGCVNSETKGQVSNALGHDWIQGVFNNNTQPAALDNKTAWLTSMSTQYSKGYAVISKIGTYRSGFAYGASMVFQMTGEKNLPLGLWEMRQDGAFISQSIKSRDPAASIADKARDYDGVSSLIRWNKYGNGHVIIDASAGTSPAGTSISNIDAQVGWSPGYPTLMGWNGVNSFGLRVDSARYAEGMADGSFGVPVGVPLPWPHNTPPAGWIFLQGQSINPNEAPILARLYGAKLPDMRAMYISGWDAGRGIDPGRNVLSYQAANVGQHEHITNIGYRTFRPRGANDWPLVGIVAQENNTTSGGPSGRTRPDNIAFNYIVRWG, from the coding sequence ATGAGCCAGAAATATTTTGCGATTCTCACCCAATATGGCGCGGCCCAGATCGCCGAGGCCACCGCCCAGAAAAAAACCATTCGTATTGAAACCATGGCCGTGGGCGATGGCGCGGGCAAAGATACGGTGCCCAGTGCGGCGCAAACCAGGCTGGTCAAAGAGAACTACCGTAGCGCGTTAAACTCGCTCAAATCCGAAGCGGGTAAAAACACGCTGATTGCCGAGCTGATCATCAAGGAAATCACCGGCGGCTGGTGGATTAGGGAGATGGGGCTGTATGACGACAAAGGCGGGCTGATTGCGGTTGCCAACTGTCCGCCCAGTTACAAGCCGAAGTTAGCTGAAGGCTCGGGCAAGGTGCAAACTCTGCGCATGGTGTTTGTGGTCAGCAACACTGCTGCTGTCACGATCAGCGCAAGCCAGGATATTGGTATCGCCAGTATTGAGCTGCTTGAAGAGACGATGAAGAAGCATATTGCCGGAGACGATCCGCATTCAAAAGATTATTACAATAAAAAAATCACTGATAAAACCAATGCGGACCTGAAGAAAGAACTGGCCGCCACCGCAGTTAAAGAGGGGAGCCGAGGGCGCGATGAAGCGAAGAAATACGCGGACGATCACAAGGTCGCCTTAACTGGCAATCAAAGCGTTGCAGGGAATAAGACTTTTAGCGGCGATATGGTTGTCAAAAAGATCACGGCCAAAGAAGACGTTGTTTCAGAAAACTCTTTTATCGCCCTGCGCAACAATGCCACGTATGCGCCCTCCGTCACACTCAGCAATAAAGCCATTACCAGAGCGGTCAGCGATGCTTTAGCCGATGGCAACTCGGTGCAGGTCGCAGCATATCAGGCTTATGCAGCAGATGCCGAGGCCAGCGCTTTACGAAAAGTCGGCTCTTTGGAATTCAGAGTGGATAAGGAAGGACTGACCCGTGCCATGTGGCTGGTGAATCACCGCGACGGCTCATGGGGTGCGGTCGTCCTGGGCAAAGGCAGTTGCACCTTTCCGGTACCGATCTCTGCACCTGATCCGGCTCAGACGGCCAATGACTCGTTTAAAGTGTCATCAAAATGGGTGAATGACAAATTAAAGCCCTACCGCAAGGGTGTACAACCTCTGCCCGCTAATGTGAACTTAAACGACTACCGTGAAGACGGCGTCTGGTATCAACCTTCCAATGCGAATGCCATTTCAGGTCAAAACTACCCTGCCCCCTTCGCTGGTGTACTGGAAGTTTTTACGGCAGGTTCACAAATCTGTATTCATCGCTATACCCTCTATCACGACGGGCGAGTCTTTACCCGTGCGGCTTACAATAATGTCTGGAATGCCAACTGGGCACTCATCATCACGGACCGACAAGGCACGGCATATGACGCGGCACGATTAGGCGGCAAAGTTGCCAGTGAATACACCATTAAAAGTGAAGCCGACGAGCGCTACCCGATCCTTACCGACTTAGGGGGCAAAGGGCTGGCACTGAAAGGGTGTGTGAACTCGGAAACAAAAGGTCAAGTTTCGAATGCGCTAGGGCATGACTGGATACAGGGTGTTTTTAACAACAACACTCAGCCTGCCGCGCTGGATAACAAAACCGCCTGGCTTACTTCAATGTCCACTCAATACAGCAAGGGTTATGCCGTTATCAGCAAAATCGGCACTTATCGCAGCGGCTTTGCCTATGGCGCGTCGATGGTGTTTCAGATGACGGGTGAAAAAAACCTCCCTTTGGGGCTTTGGGAGATGCGGCAAGATGGCGCGTTTATTTCTCAATCCATCAAGTCGAGAGATCCAGCGGCCAGCATTGCGGACAAGGCCAGAGATTACGATGGTGTATCGAGTTTGATCCGTTGGAATAAATATGGAAATGGGCATGTCATCATTGATGCGAGCGCGGGCACCTCTCCAGCCGGTACCAGTATTAGCAATATTGATGCTCAGGTAGGCTGGTCGCCGGGCTACCCCACTCTAATGGGGTGGAATGGCGTAAATTCTTTTGGCTTACGGGTTGATTCAGCACGATATGCTGAAGGGATGGCAGATGGCTCTTTCGGGGTTCCGGTCGGGGTTCCGCTGCCCTGGCCGCACAACACCCCGCCCGCAGGCTGGATCTTTTTACAGGGCCAGAGCATTAATCCGAATGAAGCGCCTATTTTAGCCCGCCTCTATGGTGCAAAGCTGCCCGATATGCGCGCCATGTATATCTCAGGCTGGGATGCCGGGCGCGGCATTGATCCGGGCCGGAATGTGCTCAGCTATCAGGCTGCCAATGTAGGGCAGCACGAGCATATAACCAATATTGGCTATCGTACATTCAGACCACGAGGTGCCAATGACTGGCCTTTAGTGGGGATCGTCGCACAGGAAAACAACACGACGAGCGGCGGGCCTTCCGGGAGAACCCGCCCCGACAATATCGCTTTCAATTACATCGTTCGCTGGGGCTAA
- a CDS encoding phage tail protein I: MTRTLLPTGSSKLERALAESCQSGQELPILLAALWNADTCPAAVLPYLAWAFSVDLWDENWSEPVQREVIRQSFFVHQHKGTIGALKRIIEPLGYRLTITEWWEEKPIGPRGTFKLEVKTVGQGITEETQIELNYLINEAKPLSRHMIEMNISVEPSGLIYIGVAHYQGEAIHIYPKAVDQ; this comes from the coding sequence ATGACTAGAACATTACTGCCCACCGGCTCAAGCAAGCTGGAACGTGCCCTTGCCGAGAGCTGCCAGTCAGGCCAGGAGCTGCCGATTCTGCTGGCAGCACTCTGGAATGCCGACACCTGCCCGGCGGCGGTTTTGCCTTATCTGGCCTGGGCATTCTCGGTGGATCTCTGGGATGAGAACTGGAGCGAGCCGGTACAGCGGGAAGTGATCCGGCAGTCCTTCTTTGTGCACCAGCACAAGGGCACGATTGGCGCATTAAAACGCATCATTGAGCCACTGGGCTATCGCTTAACCATCACCGAATGGTGGGAAGAAAAACCCATCGGCCCCCGCGGCACTTTTAAGCTGGAAGTCAAAACCGTAGGCCAGGGGATTACTGAAGAAACCCAGATCGAGCTGAATTATTTAATTAACGAAGCCAAGCCCCTCTCGCGCCATATGATTGAAATGAATATCAGCGTCGAGCCAAGCGGCCTTATTTATATCGGCGTCGCGCACTACCAGGGCGAGGCCATTCATATCTACCCAAAGGCAGTCGATCAATGA